In Haloplanus rubicundus, one DNA window encodes the following:
- a CDS encoding DEAD/DEAH box helicase: MADGTPVAGMDAFTHLGDRVRAALSERGFSTPTEPQRRAIPPLAAGENALVLAPTGTGKTETAMLPVFDSIHRAEDRFGVSALYITPLRALNRDMRERLDWWGEYLDVEVDVRHGDTTQYQRSKQADDPPDVLVTTPETLQAMLTGEKLRKALSDVEHVVVDEVHELASSKRGAQLTVGLERLRNLADPFQRIGLSATVGSPAEVGKFLTGDRGCTLVEVDAGTNVDFRVRNPDPTDEDERLAGELATDVDIASHVRAIRDIVAENESTLVFVNTRQTAEALGSRFKRLDAPIGVHHGSLSKEARIDVEEAFKSGEIDGLVCTSSMELGIDVGRVDHVVQYGSPREVARLLQRVGRAGHRRDAVSEGTILVDHPDDTFEALAIARRAVAGEVEPAAIHHGSLDVVANQTVGLVMDHGEIDARDAYETLTRAYPFRDLSEAGFREVVRELSGNRLLWLEEEADRLEKSGGTWRYFYANLSMIPDEETYEVYDLSSRETVGTLDEKFVLNFATPGETFIQRGEMWRITEVDEEETRVEVTPIEDPAGEVPSWTGSEIPVPAAVAGEVGEMRGVAAGQFETGGDRIAVAREFLPRYPGDERTLTEALAPVERQVETGAPTPTNDRIVVEGQGRTVVVDAAFGHEVNETLGRLCSALVGQKTGSSVGMEVDPYRIELEVPGRTGPSDVVEVLETTDPGHVESLLELALKNSGTLKFTLAQVAAKFGALKRYQGQGRFGADRLLAALEDTPVYDEAVREVFHTDLAVEEAAAVLERIQSGEVDLVTARELTPIGTGGRSSGRELLVPENADASVVETLKERIHEDRVILACLHCTEWTRKTKVKRVPDQPRCPECESTRVAALNPWDEEAVKAVRAGEKDEEQERLTERAYRSANLVQSHGKQAVVAMAARGVGPHNAARIIAKLRENEADFYRDILEQERQYARTQSFWD, encoded by the coding sequence ATGGCAGACGGGACGCCGGTCGCCGGGATGGACGCCTTCACCCACCTCGGCGACCGGGTGCGGGCGGCGCTCTCCGAACGTGGCTTCTCGACGCCGACGGAGCCACAGCGCCGCGCGATCCCGCCCCTCGCCGCCGGCGAGAACGCCCTCGTCCTCGCGCCGACGGGGACGGGCAAGACGGAGACGGCGATGCTCCCCGTCTTCGATTCGATCCACCGTGCGGAGGACCGCTTCGGGGTCTCGGCGCTCTACATCACGCCCCTCCGGGCGCTCAACCGCGACATGCGCGAACGCCTCGACTGGTGGGGCGAGTATCTCGACGTCGAGGTGGACGTCCGTCACGGCGACACCACGCAGTACCAGCGGAGCAAGCAGGCCGACGACCCGCCGGACGTGCTGGTGACGACGCCGGAGACGCTGCAGGCGATGCTGACGGGCGAAAAGCTCCGGAAAGCACTCTCGGACGTGGAACACGTCGTCGTCGACGAGGTGCACGAACTCGCCTCCTCGAAGCGTGGCGCGCAGTTGACGGTGGGTCTCGAACGCCTCCGGAACCTGGCCGATCCCTTCCAGCGCATCGGCCTCTCGGCGACGGTCGGATCGCCCGCGGAGGTGGGCAAGTTCCTCACTGGCGACCGGGGCTGTACGCTCGTGGAGGTAGACGCCGGTACGAACGTCGACTTCCGGGTCCGGAACCCCGACCCGACCGACGAGGACGAGCGACTGGCGGGCGAACTCGCGACCGACGTTGACATCGCCAGCCACGTCCGCGCGATTCGGGACATCGTCGCCGAGAACGAGTCGACGCTGGTGTTCGTCAACACCCGGCAGACGGCGGAGGCGCTGGGATCGCGGTTCAAACGACTCGACGCCCCCATCGGCGTCCACCACGGCTCGCTCTCGAAGGAGGCCCGCATCGACGTGGAGGAGGCGTTCAAGAGCGGCGAGATAGACGGCCTCGTCTGTACCTCCTCGATGGAACTCGGCATCGACGTGGGGCGGGTGGATCACGTCGTCCAGTACGGGAGCCCCCGGGAGGTGGCCCGGCTGCTCCAGCGGGTCGGCCGCGCGGGCCACCGCCGCGACGCCGTCTCCGAGGGGACCATCCTCGTCGATCACCCGGACGACACGTTCGAGGCGCTGGCCATCGCCCGCCGGGCCGTCGCGGGCGAGGTGGAACCCGCCGCGATCCACCACGGCAGTCTGGACGTCGTGGCGAACCAGACCGTCGGCCTCGTGATGGACCACGGCGAAATCGACGCCCGCGACGCCTACGAGACGCTGACGCGGGCGTACCCCTTCCGTGACCTCTCCGAGGCGGGGTTCCGCGAGGTGGTGCGCGAACTCTCGGGCAACCGCCTCCTGTGGCTGGAGGAAGAGGCCGACCGGCTGGAGAAGTCGGGGGGGACGTGGCGCTACTTCTACGCCAACCTCTCGATGATCCCCGACGAGGAGACCTACGAGGTGTACGACCTCTCCTCGCGGGAGACGGTCGGGACGCTGGACGAGAAGTTCGTCCTCAACTTCGCGACGCCGGGCGAGACGTTCATCCAGCGCGGCGAGATGTGGCGCATCACGGAAGTCGACGAGGAGGAGACGCGGGTGGAGGTGACGCCCATCGAGGACCCGGCGGGCGAGGTGCCGTCGTGGACGGGGTCGGAGATTCCCGTCCCCGCGGCCGTCGCCGGCGAAGTCGGCGAGATGCGCGGCGTCGCGGCTGGGCAGTTCGAAACCGGTGGCGACCGGATCGCCGTCGCCCGCGAGTTCCTGCCCCGGTATCCGGGCGACGAGCGCACCCTGACCGAGGCGCTCGCTCCGGTGGAGCGGCAGGTCGAGACGGGCGCGCCGACGCCGACGAACGACCGAATCGTCGTCGAGGGTCAGGGCCGGACCGTCGTCGTCGACGCCGCCTTCGGTCACGAGGTGAACGAGACGCTCGGGCGCCTCTGCTCCGCGCTCGTCGGACAGAAGACCGGCTCGTCGGTCGGGATGGAGGTCGACCCCTACCGGATCGAACTGGAGGTGCCCGGCCGCACCGGCCCGAGCGACGTGGTGGAAGTGCTGGAGACGACGGACCCCGGCCACGTCGAGAGCCTGCTCGAACTCGCGCTCAAGAACTCGGGGACGCTGAAGTTCACGCTCGCGCAGGTGGCCGCGAAGTTCGGTGCGCTCAAGCGGTATCAGGGGCAGGGCCGCTTCGGCGCCGACCGCCTGCTCGCGGCGCTGGAGGACACGCCCGTCTACGACGAGGCGGTCCGTGAGGTGTTCCACACCGACCTCGCCGTCGAGGAAGCGGCCGCGGTGCTGGAGCGGATCCAGTCGGGCGAGGTCGACCTCGTCACGGCGCGGGAACTGACGCCCATCGGCACCGGTGGGCGGTCGAGCGGGCGCGAACTCCTCGTCCCCGAGAACGCGGACGCGAGCGTCGTCGAGACGCTGAAAGAGCGGATCCACGAGGACCGGGTGATCCTCGCCTGCCTCCACTGCACGGAGTGGACGCGGAAGACGAAGGTGAAACGCGTCCCGGACCAGCCGCGGTGTCCGGAGTGTGAGTCGACGCGAGTCGCCGCCCTGAATCCGTGGGACGAGGAGGCGGTGAAGGCGGTGCGCGCCGGGGAGAAAGACGAGGAACAGGAGCGGCTGACCGAACGCGCCTACCGGTCGGCGAACCTCGTCCAGAGCCACGGCAAGCAGGCCGTCGTCGCCATGGCCGCCCGCGGCGTCGGCCCGCACAACGCCGCCCGGATCATCGCCAAACTCCGCGAGAACGAGGCCGACTTCTACCGGGACATCCTCGAACAGGAGCGCCAGTACGCGCGGACGCAGTCGTTCTGGGACTAG
- a CDS encoding metallophosphoesterase, with the protein MALVEPVPGAPAAVADCGAERALVVADYHAGIEAGLRYERGVELRSDADGRRARLCALRDRVSPDRVVVVGDLVHRIGDPGEGERDEVERLLDALAVPLTLVPGNHDGGVADAYDRIEVADAGGLRLGDVGFVHGHTWPDRAVLGAETVCMGHEHPQVRLEDAVGGGRTEKAWLRGRLRLEPFADHFEVAPESLGWGDSELVVFPAFNDRSGGTWINVDGQTFLSPFLPDGLADDAEAYLLDGTRLGAYRRV; encoded by the coding sequence ATGGCGCTCGTCGAACCGGTGCCCGGAGCGCCGGCCGCCGTCGCGGACTGCGGCGCCGAGCGCGCGCTCGTCGTCGCCGACTACCACGCCGGCATCGAGGCCGGCCTCCGCTACGAGCGCGGCGTCGAACTCCGGAGCGACGCCGACGGTCGCCGCGCACGCCTGTGTGCGCTCCGTGATCGCGTGTCGCCGGACCGCGTCGTCGTCGTCGGCGACCTAGTCCACCGGATCGGCGACCCCGGCGAGGGCGAGCGCGACGAGGTGGAGCGACTGCTCGACGCGCTGGCCGTTCCGCTGACGCTCGTCCCCGGCAACCACGACGGCGGCGTCGCGGACGCCTACGACCGGATCGAGGTGGCCGACGCCGGCGGCCTGCGACTGGGGGACGTGGGGTTCGTCCACGGCCACACCTGGCCCGACCGGGCGGTCCTCGGCGCCGAGACGGTGTGTATGGGCCACGAACACCCGCAGGTTCGGCTGGAGGACGCGGTGGGCGGCGGCCGGACGGAGAAGGCGTGGCTCCGGGGCCGCCTCCGCCTCGAACCCTTCGCCGACCACTTCGAGGTGGCGCCCGAGTCGCTGGGCTGGGGGGACTCCGAACTCGTCGTCTTCCCGGCGTTCAACGACCGCTCGGGCGGGACGTGGATCAACGTCGACGGGCAGACGTTTCTCTCGCCGTTTCTCCCCGACGGCCTCGCCGACGACGCGGAGGCGTACCTGCTCGACGGGACGCGGCTGGGCGCGTACCGGCGGGTGTGA
- a CDS encoding Single-stranded DNA binding protein: MNVDDHAEELASDLGVDKAEVKEDLQSLLEYNVPVEEAKASIRRKHGGDGGSSSSAPTAKSVADVTPDDGSVTATVRVLTKGTRSIRYQGEDQVIREGEFADATGRISYTAWEEFDFEPGDSITVGNANVREWEGRPELNLGTNTTVAAASEAIETPYEVGGDRDLVDLEPGDRGRAVEVTVQELDRRTIDGRDGETEILSGVVADETARLPLTDWDPHADVEEGASVRLEDVYVREYRGVPQVNVTEFSTVRRLDREITAPATAPHMGVGEAVDSGGLFDVELVGNVIEVRDGSGLIERCPECGRVVQNGQCRAHGDVEGEDDLRVKAILDDGTGTVTAVLDTDLTAAVYGGGVEDAKRAARDAMDKEVVADEIRDRIVGREYRVRGSLSVDEYGANLDADEFAESADDPADRASELLAGVAR; this comes from the coding sequence ATGAACGTCGACGATCATGCCGAGGAACTCGCCTCCGACCTCGGCGTAGACAAAGCGGAGGTCAAAGAGGACCTGCAGAGCCTGCTGGAGTACAACGTCCCAGTCGAGGAAGCCAAGGCGAGCATCCGCCGCAAACACGGCGGCGACGGCGGTTCCTCGTCGTCGGCACCGACGGCCAAGTCCGTCGCCGACGTGACGCCGGACGACGGCTCCGTCACCGCGACGGTCCGGGTGCTCACGAAGGGGACCCGCTCCATCCGCTACCAGGGCGAGGATCAGGTGATCCGCGAGGGCGAGTTCGCGGACGCGACGGGACGCATCTCCTACACCGCGTGGGAGGAGTTCGACTTCGAACCCGGCGACTCGATCACCGTGGGCAACGCGAACGTCCGCGAGTGGGAGGGCCGGCCCGAACTGAATCTGGGGACGAACACCACCGTCGCCGCGGCGTCGGAGGCGATCGAGACGCCGTACGAGGTGGGTGGCGACCGCGACCTGGTCGACCTCGAACCCGGCGACCGCGGGCGGGCCGTCGAGGTGACGGTACAGGAACTCGACCGCCGGACCATCGACGGCCGCGACGGCGAGACGGAAATCCTCTCGGGCGTCGTCGCCGACGAGACGGCGCGGCTCCCGCTGACCGACTGGGATCCCCACGCCGACGTCGAAGAGGGAGCGTCGGTCCGTCTCGAAGACGTGTACGTCCGCGAGTATCGCGGCGTGCCGCAGGTGAACGTCACGGAGTTCTCGACGGTTCGGCGGCTGGACCGCGAGATTACCGCGCCCGCGACGGCGCCCCACATGGGCGTCGGCGAGGCCGTCGACTCGGGCGGCCTGTTCGACGTGGAACTCGTCGGCAACGTCATCGAGGTGCGCGACGGCTCCGGCCTGATCGAGCGGTGTCCGGAGTGTGGGCGCGTCGTCCAGAACGGGCAGTGTCGCGCCCACGGCGACGTCGAGGGCGAGGACGACCTGCGCGTGAAGGCCATCCTCGACGACGGAACGGGGACGGTGACGGCCGTCCTCGACACCGACCTGACCGCCGCGGTGTACGGCGGCGGAGTCGAGGACGCGAAGCGCGCGGCCCGGGACGCGATGGACAAGGAAGTGGTGGCGGACGAAATCCGTGACCGCATCGTCGGCCGCGAGTACCGGGTCCGGGGATCGCTCTCGGTCGACGAGTACGGCGCCAACCTCGACGCCGACGAGTTCGCGGAGAGCGCGGACGACCCGGCGGACCGGGCGAGCGAACTCCTCGCGGGGGTGGCGCGATGA
- a CDS encoding YqjF family protein, whose amino-acid sequence MPPVLTVTGRDVLFAHWPLDSAVVESRVPDALDVATFDGSAWVSALAIEVRGFGPGPVRLPRRLERGLPQLVFRTYVTLDGQLGVYFLSLDTGARLPAAVGRRAFGIPIHRASMRITRRDETVTFRSRRDGDPPAVFHARYRPTGEPYRAEPDSFEAFGIEHFRYFLPADEDRRVGTGRRSGGGVRVGELDREPWDLRSVDATIRANGLFEAADLPAPTADPVVHYSPGFEMRVEPLRAASTTESGLRPDAK is encoded by the coding sequence GTGCCACCCGTCCTCACCGTCACCGGGCGCGACGTGCTGTTCGCTCACTGGCCTCTCGACTCGGCCGTCGTCGAGTCCCGCGTCCCCGACGCCCTCGACGTGGCGACGTTCGACGGGTCCGCGTGGGTGAGCGCACTCGCCATCGAGGTGCGCGGCTTCGGTCCCGGACCGGTCCGACTCCCGCGGCGGCTGGAGCGGGGACTCCCCCAACTCGTCTTCCGGACGTACGTCACGCTGGACGGACAGTTGGGTGTCTACTTCCTCTCGCTCGACACCGGCGCGCGACTCCCGGCGGCGGTCGGGCGGCGGGCGTTCGGCATCCCCATCCACCGCGCGTCGATGCGGATAACCCGTCGGGACGAGACGGTGACGTTCCGGAGCCGGCGCGACGGAGACCCGCCGGCCGTCTTCCACGCACGATATCGGCCGACTGGGGAGCCGTACCGGGCGGAACCGGACTCCTTCGAGGCGTTCGGCATCGAGCATTTCCGGTACTTCCTGCCGGCGGACGAGGACCGGCGCGTGGGGACCGGGCGACGCTCCGGTGGGGGCGTACGGGTCGGCGAACTCGACCGGGAGCCGTGGGACCTCCGGTCGGTGGACGCGACGATACGGGCGAACGGCCTCTTCGAGGCGGCCGATCTGCCGGCGCCGACGGCCGATCCGGTCGTCCACTACAGTCCCGGGTTCGAGATGCGGGTCGAACCGCTCCGGGCCGCGTCGACCACCGAAAGCGGTTTGCGCCCCGACGCGAAGTGA
- a CDS encoding 2,5-diamino-6-(ribosylamino)-4(3H)-pyrimidinone 5'-phosphate reductase has protein sequence MEVVVNAATSVDGKLSTHERRQVRISGDADFDRVDRLRASADAVLVGVGTVLADDPHLGVKSEDRRVERLRNGRPASPARVVADSRARTPSDATLLNDDAETYLLVSAAAPEDRLATLRDVGATVIEAGEERVDLPAALDALEAEGVERLLAEGGGELIYSLFSSGLVDELSVFVGSLVVGGRDAPTLADGEGFVADFPTLDLRSVERLDDGVVLTYRTE, from the coding sequence ATGGAAGTCGTCGTCAACGCGGCGACGAGCGTGGACGGGAAGCTCTCGACCCACGAGCGTCGACAGGTGCGCATCTCCGGCGACGCGGATTTCGACCGCGTCGACCGCCTGCGCGCGTCGGCCGACGCCGTCCTCGTCGGCGTCGGGACGGTCCTCGCGGACGACCCGCATCTCGGCGTGAAATCGGAGGACAGACGGGTCGAACGCCTGCGCAACGGGCGCCCCGCCAGCCCGGCGCGGGTCGTCGCCGACTCCCGCGCCCGTACGCCGTCGGACGCGACGCTGTTGAACGACGACGCCGAGACGTATCTGCTCGTCTCGGCGGCGGCGCCCGAGGACCGACTGGCAACCCTGCGCGACGTCGGCGCGACGGTGATCGAAGCGGGCGAGGAGCGGGTCGACCTGCCCGCCGCGCTGGACGCTCTCGAAGCCGAGGGGGTGGAGCGCCTGCTCGCCGAGGGCGGAGGCGAACTCATCTACTCGCTGTTCTCGTCCGGTCTCGTCGACGAGTTGAGCGTCTTCGTCGGCTCGCTCGTCGTCGGCGGACGGGACGCGCCGACGCTCGCCGACGGCGAGGGGTTCGTCGCGGACTTCCCGACGCTCGACCTCCGGAGCGTCGAACGCCTCGACGACGGCGTCGTGCTCACCTACCGGACGGAGTGA
- the trxA gene encoding thioredoxin has product MSKSTAEGEPIHVEDADHLDELIAENAVVLVDYYADWCGPCKMLEPTVEEIAAETEAVVLKVDIDELQALAQDRGIRSVPTLEFYANGEQAERLIGVQDKSNLVEIIDDLS; this is encoded by the coding sequence ATGAGCAAATCGACCGCGGAGGGGGAACCCATCCACGTCGAAGACGCCGACCACCTCGACGAACTCATCGCCGAGAACGCCGTCGTTCTCGTCGACTACTACGCCGACTGGTGTGGCCCCTGCAAGATGCTGGAGCCGACGGTCGAGGAGATCGCGGCCGAAACCGAAGCCGTCGTTCTGAAAGTCGACATCGACGAACTGCAGGCGCTCGCTCAGGATCGGGGCATCCGGAGCGTCCCGACGCTGGAGTTCTACGCGAACGGCGAGCAGGCCGAGCGACTCATCGGCGTCCAGGACAAGTCGAACCTCGTCGAGATCATCGACGACCTCTCCTAA
- a CDS encoding TrmB family transcriptional regulator: MNEDPNERIAAELLHELGFKKYEARCFVALSRRPQGTAKAISDISEVPRTRVYDAIKALETKGLVEVQHSSPKQFRAVSIDEAIGTIRAEYEERTEALRTALRNLDRIDDTDEAEVTHEVWSLSGSASIDGRVGQLIDEATEEVIIVSRHGSVFSEELLDRLRTASDRGVDVVVGTWDESIRERIEANLPDAEVFVSGIEVLTESPFPDDETDLGRLLLVDQSAILVSSFTGDDDAHERAVFGRGFDNGLVAVVRRLMATGFTDGIVAEE, from the coding sequence ATGAACGAGGACCCGAACGAACGGATTGCGGCCGAACTGCTACATGAGTTGGGGTTCAAGAAGTACGAGGCCCGGTGTTTCGTGGCGTTGTCGCGCCGGCCACAGGGGACGGCGAAGGCGATCAGTGACATCTCCGAGGTCCCCCGCACCCGCGTCTACGACGCGATCAAGGCGCTGGAGACGAAGGGGCTGGTCGAGGTACAGCACTCGAGTCCCAAGCAGTTCCGGGCCGTATCGATCGACGAAGCGATCGGAACGATCCGCGCCGAGTACGAGGAGCGGACCGAGGCGCTCCGGACCGCGCTCCGGAACCTCGACCGGATCGACGATACCGACGAGGCGGAGGTGACCCACGAGGTCTGGTCGCTGTCGGGATCGGCGAGCATCGACGGCCGGGTCGGACAGTTGATCGACGAGGCGACCGAGGAGGTGATCATCGTCAGTCGCCACGGATCGGTGTTCTCCGAGGAACTGCTCGACCGTCTCCGGACGGCCAGCGACCGCGGGGTGGACGTCGTCGTCGGGACGTGGGACGAGTCGATCCGCGAGCGAATCGAGGCCAACCTCCCGGACGCAGAGGTGTTCGTCTCGGGCATCGAAGTGCTCACCGAGTCGCCGTTCCCCGACGACGAGACCGACCTCGGACGCCTCCTGCTGGTCGATCAGTCGGCCATCCTCGTGAGTTCGTTCACCGGTGACGACGACGCTCACGAGCGGGCCGTGTTCGGGCGGGGGTTCGACAACGGGCTGGTAGCGGTGGTACGGCGGCTGATGGCGACGGGATTTACCGACGGGATCGTCGCCGAGGAGTGA
- a CDS encoding ribosome assembly factor SBDS: MISLDEAVTARLESHGERFEVLIDPDAALAIKRGEFDGDLEDVIAAEDVFEDASRGDRPAENDLEEVFGTTDPLEIIPEVVKRGEIQITADQRREMQEQKRKQLINRIARNAVNPQMDDAPHPPERIERALEEAGFRVDPMERVETQVDDALDALRPVIPIRFAEVTVAVQVPADKAGSAQSKIRQFGDLDREEWQADGSWIGVLTFPAGMQNDFYDLVNEVTSGEAETRIVKDEDDLNVR, translated from the coding sequence ATGATTTCGCTGGACGAGGCCGTCACCGCACGCCTCGAATCCCACGGCGAGCGGTTCGAGGTACTGATCGACCCCGATGCGGCGCTCGCGATCAAACGCGGCGAGTTCGACGGCGACCTCGAGGACGTCATCGCCGCCGAAGACGTCTTCGAGGACGCCTCGCGGGGCGACCGCCCCGCCGAGAACGATCTGGAGGAGGTGTTCGGCACGACCGACCCCCTCGAAATCATCCCGGAGGTGGTCAAGCGGGGCGAGATCCAGATCACGGCCGACCAGCGCCGCGAGATGCAAGAACAGAAGCGCAAGCAGTTGATCAACCGCATCGCGCGCAACGCGGTCAACCCGCAGATGGACGACGCGCCCCACCCGCCGGAACGCATCGAGCGGGCGCTGGAGGAGGCGGGCTTCCGCGTCGATCCGATGGAGCGGGTCGAGACGCAGGTCGACGACGCCCTCGACGCCCTCCGCCCCGTCATCCCCATCCGCTTCGCCGAGGTGACCGTCGCGGTACAGGTGCCCGCCGACAAGGCCGGGAGCGCACAGTCGAAGATCCGCCAGTTCGGCGACCTGGACCGGGAGGAGTGGCAGGCCGACGGCTCGTGGATCGGCGTGCTCACCTTCCCCGCAGGGATGCAAAACGACTTCTACGACCTGGTGAACGAGGTGACGAGCGGCGAGGCGGAGACGCGCATCGTCAAAGACGAGGACGACCTGAACGTCAGGTAG
- a CDS encoding FUN14 domain-containing protein, whose translation MDWLLVGLQLGIDPQQLGLEFGGGAVIGGIIGFAAKKLAKVIAIIVGLELALFKFLESREILTVDWAALSAGLLQTGEGAASSGPPGWLSTILSTLSVSAGFTGGFLLGFRRG comes from the coding sequence ATGGACTGGCTTCTGGTCGGGTTACAACTGGGGATCGACCCACAGCAGTTGGGGTTGGAGTTCGGCGGCGGCGCCGTCATCGGGGGCATCATCGGGTTCGCGGCGAAGAAACTGGCGAAGGTCATCGCGATCATCGTCGGTCTCGAACTCGCGCTGTTCAAGTTCCTGGAGTCGCGCGAAATCCTCACCGTCGACTGGGCGGCGCTGTCGGCCGGACTGTTGCAGACGGGTGAGGGCGCGGCGTCGAGCGGCCCGCCCGGCTGGCTGTCGACCATCCTCTCGACGCTCTCGGTGTCGGCCGGCTTCACCGGCGGGTTCCTGCTCGGCTTCCGGCGGGGATAA
- a CDS encoding plastocyanin/azurin family copper-binding protein has protein sequence MPQEFTLSRRKALAALGTVGVASAGAGVGTSAFFSDQESFTNNSLVAGTLDMKAAYSVHYSDWSVDELDGIDDADVTMTDGEARFEPGPTRVPGIEFATESDLQQFLANTLVHADGDASCPDGTDAEDLQRPVVELDDVKPGDHGEVTFDFALCDNPGYVWLQVADATASENGYTEPEADDPDEEEGVVELLDAVRAAYWIDDGDNYVDGDETFGSRGSLREILGELSGLGAALDGDISAEEGGGTGEQGCFSAGEHSVGFVWWLPVDHANEIQSDSVRFSLTFYTEQCRHNDGTGDRLSAFVNDDAPLNDQPWDGVVADRTGEEEVVVANNALTQVNFPNVPPFGPPPQTLPFGFTPRVVRVSTGTTVRWEWKTYDDTESPPADPEDPDGPLLFNIIPHNVVALDGSFGSGPPEPAEPTETAPDFSHTFTDPGLYLYFCEPHGGPHFHHSSPGVPFQEVINETGMRGAVIVED, from the coding sequence ATGCCACAGGAATTCACGCTCTCACGACGGAAAGCACTCGCCGCCCTCGGTACCGTCGGCGTCGCGTCGGCGGGGGCGGGGGTGGGGACGAGTGCCTTCTTCAGCGATCAGGAGTCGTTCACGAACAACTCGCTCGTGGCCGGAACGCTCGATATGAAGGCGGCGTACTCGGTTCACTACTCGGACTGGTCTGTGGACGAACTGGACGGCATCGACGACGCCGACGTCACCATGACCGACGGCGAGGCCCGGTTCGAGCCGGGACCGACGAGGGTCCCGGGTATCGAGTTCGCCACCGAGAGCGACTTACAGCAGTTCCTCGCGAACACCCTGGTACACGCGGACGGCGACGCGTCCTGTCCGGACGGCACCGACGCCGAGGACCTCCAACGGCCGGTCGTCGAACTGGACGACGTCAAGCCCGGCGACCACGGCGAGGTCACGTTCGACTTCGCGCTGTGTGACAATCCGGGGTACGTCTGGCTGCAGGTCGCCGACGCCACGGCCTCGGAGAACGGGTACACGGAACCCGAGGCCGACGACCCGGACGAGGAGGAGGGCGTCGTCGAACTCCTCGACGCCGTCCGGGCCGCCTACTGGATCGACGACGGGGACAACTACGTCGACGGCGACGAGACGTTCGGGTCGCGGGGGTCGCTCCGGGAGATTCTGGGAGAGCTCTCGGGGCTGGGTGCGGCGCTCGACGGCGACATCTCCGCCGAGGAGGGCGGCGGCACGGGCGAGCAGGGCTGTTTCTCCGCCGGGGAGCATTCGGTCGGGTTCGTGTGGTGGCTGCCGGTCGACCACGCCAACGAGATTCAGAGCGACTCGGTGCGGTTCTCGCTGACCTTCTACACCGAGCAGTGCCGCCACAACGACGGCACCGGCGACCGGCTCTCGGCCTTCGTGAACGACGACGCGCCGCTCAACGACCAGCCGTGGGACGGGGTCGTCGCCGACCGGACCGGCGAGGAGGAAGTCGTGGTGGCGAACAACGCCCTGACTCAGGTGAACTTCCCGAACGTGCCGCCGTTCGGGCCGCCGCCCCAGACGTTGCCGTTCGGGTTCACGCCGCGGGTGGTTCGGGTGTCGACCGGGACGACCGTCAGGTGGGAGTGGAAAACCTACGACGACACCGAATCGCCTCCCGCGGATCCCGAAGATCCCGACGGGCCATTGCTCTTCAATATCATCCCACACAACGTCGTCGCGCTGGACGGGTCGTTCGGTAGCGGCCCGCCGGAGCCCGCGGAGCCCACGGAGACGGCGCCCGACTTCAGCCACACGTTCACCGACCCGGGGCTCTACCTCTACTTCTGTGAACCTCACGGTGGGCCGCATTTCCACCACTCCTCTCCCGGCGTCCCGTTCCAGGAGGTCATCAACGAGACCGGTATGCGGGGGGCCGTCATCGTCGAGGACTGA